The Opitutaceae bacterium genome contains a region encoding:
- a CDS encoding M48 family metallopeptidase yields the protein MDPDFQLRLVDDSTPDLVFERSVRAKQYRLTLRRDGVAVATIPAKGTEREAMQFVDQHREWLNRARARQKQRPRSPEVWTVGTHVLWRGELRPIVVATQGDRPSVAIASDVFRVASLQGDLRPTLESHFLRRAKIEITARTWELAAETGVGLKEVSVRNQRTRWGSCSATGTVSLNWRLIQAPESVCDYIIYHELMHFREMNHSARFWARVEEVCPGWREAEAWLKRNGSLLGL from the coding sequence GTGGATCCCGACTTCCAACTTCGCCTCGTGGACGACTCCACGCCAGACTTGGTATTCGAGCGCAGCGTGCGCGCGAAACAATACCGGCTGACGCTTCGGCGCGATGGCGTGGCAGTCGCTACGATCCCGGCGAAGGGAACGGAGCGGGAAGCGATGCAGTTTGTCGATCAGCACCGGGAATGGCTCAACCGCGCACGAGCGCGCCAGAAGCAGCGTCCTCGCAGCCCGGAGGTGTGGACAGTCGGCACGCATGTTCTTTGGCGTGGCGAGTTGCGCCCCATCGTGGTTGCCACCCAAGGCGACAGGCCAAGTGTCGCAATCGCCTCGGATGTGTTCCGAGTCGCTTCCCTTCAGGGAGACCTGCGTCCGACTCTCGAGTCGCATTTCCTGCGCCGGGCCAAGATCGAAATCACCGCACGGACCTGGGAGCTCGCCGCGGAGACCGGCGTTGGGCTAAAGGAGGTCTCCGTCCGCAACCAACGCACGCGCTGGGGGTCCTGCTCCGCGACCGGCACCGTGTCGTTGAACTGGCGTTTGATTCAGGCGCCAGAATCCGTGTGCGACTACATCATCTACCATGAACTGATGCATTTTCGGGAGATGAATCACAGCGCACGCTTCTGGGCGCGCGTGGAGGAGGTTTGCCCCGGCTGGCGGGAGGCCGAGGCTTGGCTGAAACGGAACGGGAGTCTTCTCGGACTCTGA
- a CDS encoding sialate O-acetylesterase — MCRSLLSMLILCSTAAAADLRLGPLFTDHAVLQQGRQVPVWGSADPGEAIEVAFSGQTVATKADANGRWHIELQPLPVSSAGATLTVTGKGRSVALADILVGDVWVCSGQSNMEWSVVESDRGPEEVAAAKFPLIRHIKVERTEATSPQSGVKTTGGWKVCSPETAGEFTAVGFFFAREINSRVGVPIGLVNSSWGGSAIEPWLGAESYTSNPSLAHILPRWEANLAFREQKRKEHQEAMEKWKAAEAAARAANKAFTEKQPEAWWELLYPMQPSTTYNGMIHPILPAAVRGFLWYQGESNAGRASEYGTLLKELVMSWRARFGAPDAPFYVVQLANFDGDQPKGTDWALLRDQQSSVLDLPATGVAITIDIGDKKDIHPRNKQEVGRRLALIARAEVYGHSVDYLGPTFAGAVREGTAMRVSFKHTSGALTARERPLTGFQIAGADKVFYPASASIKRDTVLVSAPEVKEPVAVRYAWINSPEANLYNGAGLPAVPFRTDNW, encoded by the coding sequence ATGTGCCGCTCGCTGCTTTCAATGCTCATCCTCTGTTCCACCGCCGCCGCCGCTGATCTGCGGCTCGGCCCCTTGTTCACCGACCACGCTGTGCTCCAGCAAGGTCGCCAAGTGCCCGTCTGGGGCTCGGCTGATCCAGGCGAAGCGATCGAAGTCGCCTTCTCAGGCCAGACGGTGGCGACCAAGGCCGATGCGAATGGCCGCTGGCACATTGAGCTTCAACCATTGCCCGTATCCTCGGCGGGAGCCACGCTTACCGTCACGGGGAAGGGGAGGTCGGTGGCACTCGCGGACATTCTGGTTGGTGATGTTTGGGTGTGCTCGGGCCAGTCGAACATGGAGTGGAGCGTCGTCGAATCGGATCGGGGCCCTGAAGAAGTGGCCGCCGCCAAGTTCCCCCTCATCCGCCACATCAAGGTGGAACGCACCGAGGCCACCTCCCCGCAATCCGGTGTGAAAACGACTGGCGGCTGGAAGGTGTGTTCACCAGAAACGGCGGGCGAGTTCACGGCAGTCGGCTTTTTCTTTGCTCGGGAGATCAATTCTCGCGTGGGCGTTCCCATAGGGCTTGTGAATAGTTCGTGGGGCGGCAGCGCCATCGAGCCCTGGCTCGGCGCCGAGAGTTACACATCAAACCCCTCGCTCGCGCACATTCTGCCGCGCTGGGAAGCGAATCTTGCCTTCCGTGAGCAGAAGCGCAAGGAGCACCAGGAAGCCATGGAGAAGTGGAAGGCAGCCGAGGCAGCGGCACGCGCGGCCAACAAGGCTTTCACCGAGAAGCAGCCGGAGGCGTGGTGGGAACTGCTGTACCCCATGCAGCCGTCAACCACCTACAACGGGATGATTCATCCGATTCTTCCCGCCGCCGTACGCGGCTTTCTCTGGTACCAGGGCGAAAGCAACGCTGGTCGGGCATCGGAGTACGGGACGTTGCTGAAGGAACTGGTCATGAGCTGGCGTGCGCGTTTTGGCGCTCCTGACGCACCCTTCTATGTCGTCCAGCTTGCCAATTTCGATGGCGACCAACCGAAGGGCACCGACTGGGCGTTGCTCCGCGACCAACAAAGCTCCGTCCTCGACCTCCCCGCGACAGGTGTCGCCATCACGATCGACATCGGCGACAAGAAGGATATCCACCCCAGGAACAAGCAGGAGGTCGGCCGCCGCCTTGCGCTCATCGCGCGCGCAGAGGTCTATGGCCACTCCGTGGATTATCTGGGGCCCACGTTTGCAGGCGCCGTGCGCGAGGGTACCGCCATGCGGGTCAGTTTTAAGCACACGTCCGGCGCGCTGACTGCCCGCGAGCGCCCCCTGACCGGCTTCCAGATAGCCGGTGCCGACAAGGTCTTCTACCCCGCCTCGGCTTCAATCAAGCGCGATACCGTGCTTGTATCGGCCCCTGAGGTGAAGGAGCCGGTGGCCGTGCGCTATGCCTGGATCAACTCTCCGGAGGCCAATCTCTACAATGGAGCAGGGCTCCCAGCCGTCCCCTTCCGCACAGACAACTGGTGA